A region from the Methanobrevibacter ruminantium genome encodes:
- a CDS encoding SseB family protein has protein sequence MNEIIDNYNVNAEMEIDNSELEDIMLIEPGMMTIADEEEFFRLLKEAKLFIPIQMEKEEVFDIENQSVIDVIKPIPPLGFNFISLNLNDGTRALVAFTRKEIMKEIKLKKDHIIMNMRDLAKILYGFGDTFSSIIINPQTEHSIIVNASTLIDLFKEKAKNPFIASLEQTLATLKSNSVELDKHYMFFIRSEYEFMENEAVDGIFTAKMPLRACTDPNFQSNLPILHKIMMYEGQKILYTGKSEEVTDFNVLIAPGCEFQKFYDEDGDTSIWRCIKQPFYDNLEEEDDGEE, from the coding sequence ATGAATGAAATCATAGACAACTATAATGTTAATGCAGAAATGGAAATAGACAACAGCGAACTGGAAGACATAATGCTAATAGAGCCTGGCATGATGACCATTGCAGATGAAGAGGAGTTCTTTAGATTACTCAAAGAGGCAAAGCTTTTCATCCCAATTCAAATGGAAAAGGAAGAGGTATTTGACATTGAAAACCAAAGCGTTATAGATGTTATAAAGCCTATACCTCCACTTGGGTTCAATTTCATTTCCCTTAACTTGAATGATGGGACAAGAGCGCTTGTAGCATTCACCAGAAAAGAAATCATGAAGGAAATCAAGCTTAAGAAAGACCATATCATAATGAATATGAGAGATCTTGCAAAGATCTTGTATGGATTTGGCGATACCTTCTCATCAATTATCATAAACCCTCAAACTGAGCATTCAATTATAGTCAACGCTTCTACACTTATAGACCTATTTAAGGAAAAGGCAAAAAATCCATTTATTGCTTCACTTGAACAAACATTAGCTACATTGAAGAGCAATTCCGTGGAACTTGATAAACATTACATGTTCTTTATCAGATCAGAATATGAATTCATGGAAAATGAGGCTGTAGATGGAATATTTACAGCAAAAATGCCACTGCGAGCATGCACAGATCCTAATTTCCAATCCAATCTTCCAATATTGCATAAGATAATGATGTATGAAGGCCAAAAAATATTGTACACTGGCAAAAGCGAGGAAGTTACTGATTTCAATGTATTGATTGCTCCTGGATGCGAGTTCCAAAAGTTCTATGATGAAGATGGAGACACCTCAATATGGAGATGCATAAAACAGCCATTCTATGATAATCTTGAAGAGGAAGATGATGGTGAAGAATGA